A stretch of the Fibrobacter sp. UWT2 genome encodes the following:
- a CDS encoding ACT domain-containing protein: MKLKKLEHKLTVCKVADVSDVDTGKDFYFIGKTDEEISLVCKTDDVPQNTIERDDGWRGFRIQGVLDFSLIGIFSKLSAILAENGVGIFAISTFNTDYILVKAENFEKALEVLSDAGYDVV, from the coding sequence ATGAAACTAAAGAAATTGGAACACAAACTAACAGTCTGTAAAGTAGCGGACGTTAGTGATGTCGATACGGGTAAGGATTTCTATTTCATTGGCAAGACCGACGAAGAAATATCCCTCGTATGCAAAACAGATGATGTGCCCCAAAATACTATTGAACGAGATGATGGATGGCGAGGATTCCGTATTCAGGGTGTACTTGATTTTTCTCTTATAGGTATCTTTTCGAAACTCTCGGCTATTCTTGCAGAAAATGGCGTTGGAATTTTTGCGATATCCACTTTCAATACGGATTATATCCTTGTGAAAGCCGAAAATTTCGAGAAAGCGCTGGAAGTGTTGTCTGATGCGGGGTATGACGTGGTGTGA
- a CDS encoding NAD(P)H-dependent oxidoreductase produces MTLVLNTLESGDCSEQIKALLAGKDENIEIVNTADMKIAHCMGCNMCWLKTPGVCAIRDDYEIILKKLVAAENFWIVTDTKFGFADYRGKRVLDRVVPMLNMYIEFRDGWERHQLRYHPLNFGVIYKGDGNQELLEEWSMRVARNLAGHSLGVFALDKNEVRESATSETATVPIEDAVPVKRVLILNGSPRVKKNSNTNKIIEAFGEGLRQAGTCYDVYSLSNRSEWDAAREAFMTSDNIIIAMPLFVECLPSLLLEFLNTFPTERKQPAQLSFILHGGFDEGHQLRLGEKFLQSLPAQLGCSCGGVLVKGGSFLLRNRENSYIKKMTNKMLASYTTMGLSFAQNGNFMTPEAQKFTGPEKNPWIGLLLFNLIFKRIVKKNFERIAQEWGCTEPLDSKPY; encoded by the coding sequence GTGACTTTAGTGTTGAATACGCTGGAATCGGGCGATTGCTCGGAGCAAATTAAAGCGCTGCTCGCAGGCAAAGACGAAAATATTGAAATCGTCAACACTGCAGACATGAAAATCGCGCATTGCATGGGCTGCAATATGTGCTGGCTCAAGACTCCGGGTGTTTGCGCTATCAGGGACGACTACGAAATCATTCTCAAAAAATTGGTCGCTGCCGAAAACTTCTGGATAGTGACGGATACGAAATTTGGATTTGCCGACTATCGTGGCAAACGAGTCTTGGACCGTGTTGTGCCCATGCTGAACATGTACATCGAATTCCGCGACGGTTGGGAACGTCATCAACTGCGTTACCATCCTCTGAATTTCGGTGTCATTTACAAAGGCGATGGTAATCAGGAATTACTCGAAGAATGGAGCATGCGGGTCGCGAGAAATTTGGCAGGGCATTCGCTCGGCGTCTTCGCGCTAGACAAGAATGAGGTTCGCGAAAGCGCCACTTCGGAAACTGCCACAGTTCCGATTGAAGACGCTGTGCCCGTGAAGCGCGTCCTGATTCTCAATGGCAGCCCGCGAGTCAAAAAGAACAGTAACACGAATAAGATTATTGAAGCCTTTGGCGAAGGGCTGCGACAGGCGGGAACTTGCTACGATGTTTACTCCTTGTCAAACCGTTCTGAATGGGACGCTGCCCGCGAAGCGTTTATGACAAGCGACAATATCATTATTGCCATGCCGCTCTTTGTAGAATGTTTGCCGAGCCTGTTGCTTGAATTCTTGAATACGTTTCCTACAGAACGAAAACAGCCCGCACAACTCTCGTTCATCCTTCATGGTGGATTTGACGAAGGTCATCAGCTGCGCCTCGGTGAAAAGTTTTTGCAATCACTCCCGGCCCAGTTAGGATGCTCTTGCGGCGGCGTTCTCGTGAAAGGCGGTAGCTTCTTGCTTCGCAACCGCGAAAACAGCTACATCAAAAAGATGACCAACAAGATGCTCGCCTCTTACACGACCATGGGGCTGTCTTTTGCTCAAAACGGCAATTTTATGACGCCCGAAGCACAGAAATTTACGGGCCCCGAGAAGAATCCCTGGATTGGTCTGCTACTATTCAATCTCATTTTCAAGCGCATCGTCAAAAAGAACTTTGAGCGAATCGCACAGGAATGGGGCTGCACAGAACCGCTGGACAGCAAGCCGTATTAA
- a CDS encoding ABC transporter substrate-binding protein: MSNKVRCPDCGKENELSFGTCECSGCHKRYGLCKKCGKIFDASGGLSATCPECRGAAAAAASDGTFVGWLDAKIMNSNHNLEMHLLRLFVAIPILKPLKLRRKEGIAWWFGTLWLTFYVGAILTLVISGVFKPEGEYPDVCSGVMGWSASFFLFLAPRVISLIIRSSSNKAKIVTASIFLLDIIAIAIAYQFSFGAWVDGIFKPTYYDYRSLSENEWNEVRSVSKSVNNQLEKWREDKNLTTSDQGSSKNWEEQYISYVSYVGETEYDAEKKLYKLSKEISVTLRKEFAGCPAGAKYVENITYASKKNKAFDQVVNSKQHIEIQGVKSKNKKLVMVGDCWQLLEVGAEYAEILSSTPRQETLYLLDQQWSTPSSFNPLAESWMVSWPVAGRNNLMYEPLLVYNSLNDSVESLLGSLVKDLSNNDSIVVALNPAAKWSDGRLLSSEDVLFSYLDCGRDVSNIISQINVLNESNGRTYISFVVAKEKFNNPLKVYELLQYVHIVPAHIFKPLIAKKGLKEAKKLVMSENPVVSGPYNLKEFADDKIVLKRRDDYWGNVAIHNGKLPAPQYIVHPIFNGNGQGIFAMREGNLDISSLYIPHVWNKERQGIHAWLKKEPYYTPLTMPMLIINTQKYPLSDRRFRRALAAAIDYAGLGMLSMSNYTSSIRPGLIIPDGVEKKYYEESDEKYGVMLDNANRIKRKKMVKRMFTEAGYSSEFSRDGELVGMYNSNGEKMPTLYITCPYGWSDWESMVSIAVENMREAGIDVQENFVDGGSYWPAMGLGNFDLIMHKPAGDASPAMLWNRFNEVMSSQNWKPVGEWAGVNVGRYNQPDTLNFRPEIDRLLSEIPLMTDLKEKTRAYGELNRIFMEDQPAIPLAYVPENYYDYSDKVWTNWPNAQSPYAPPQLPGYGAGTNILWNISLK, translated from the coding sequence ATGTCAAATAAAGTTCGCTGTCCTGATTGCGGCAAAGAAAATGAATTGAGTTTTGGCACCTGCGAGTGCAGTGGATGTCATAAACGCTATGGTTTATGCAAAAAGTGCGGAAAAATATTTGATGCGAGTGGTGGCTTAAGCGCAACCTGTCCTGAATGTCGGGGGGCTGCTGCTGCTGCCGCAAGTGATGGTACATTTGTTGGCTGGCTGGATGCTAAAATAATGAATTCCAATCACAATCTTGAAATGCACCTTCTTAGGCTGTTTGTTGCAATACCAATTCTTAAACCATTAAAGCTCCGTCGTAAGGAGGGGATTGCATGGTGGTTTGGAACATTGTGGCTTACTTTCTATGTTGGGGCGATACTTACGCTAGTTATTTCAGGTGTATTTAAGCCTGAAGGAGAGTATCCTGATGTTTGCAGTGGAGTTATGGGATGGAGCGCTTCGTTCTTCCTTTTCTTGGCTCCTCGTGTTATTTCGTTGATAATAAGATCCTCATCAAACAAGGCTAAAATTGTGACTGCCAGCATTTTTTTGCTGGATATTATTGCAATTGCCATTGCTTATCAATTTAGTTTTGGTGCGTGGGTTGATGGTATCTTCAAACCAACATACTATGATTACAGAAGTTTAAGTGAAAATGAATGGAATGAAGTGCGGTCTGTAAGTAAGAGTGTGAATAATCAATTGGAAAAATGGAGAGAAGATAAGAACTTGACGACATCAGATCAAGGTTCTTCAAAAAATTGGGAAGAACAATATATATCATATGTATCTTATGTGGGCGAAACAGAGTATGATGCTGAAAAAAAATTATATAAATTGTCAAAAGAAATTTCTGTAACGCTTCGTAAAGAATTTGCTGGATGCCCTGCGGGTGCCAAATATGTAGAGAATATTACATATGCTTCAAAAAAGAACAAAGCTTTTGATCAGGTTGTTAATTCAAAACAGCATATTGAAATTCAAGGGGTTAAATCGAAAAATAAAAAGCTTGTAATGGTTGGCGACTGTTGGCAGCTTTTAGAAGTTGGGGCTGAATATGCTGAAATACTGTCTTCAACACCGAGACAAGAGACTCTTTATCTTTTGGATCAGCAATGGAGTACTCCGTCTTCATTCAATCCTCTTGCTGAAAGTTGGATGGTTTCGTGGCCTGTTGCTGGGCGAAACAATTTAATGTACGAACCTCTTCTTGTGTACAATTCATTAAATGATTCGGTTGAATCTCTTTTAGGTTCTCTAGTTAAAGATTTGTCCAACAACGATAGTATCGTTGTTGCGTTAAATCCTGCTGCTAAATGGAGTGATGGTAGATTGTTGTCTTCAGAGGATGTGCTGTTTTCGTACTTAGATTGTGGTAGGGATGTTTCTAACATCATTTCTCAAATTAATGTTTTAAATGAATCGAATGGACGTACGTACATATCATTTGTTGTTGCAAAAGAAAAATTTAATAATCCGCTTAAAGTTTATGAATTGTTGCAATATGTGCATATTGTTCCTGCTCATATATTTAAGCCCCTTATTGCAAAAAAAGGCTTGAAAGAAGCAAAAAAACTTGTAATGAGTGAAAATCCTGTTGTGTCGGGTCCGTATAATCTTAAAGAGTTTGCTGATGATAAAATCGTATTGAAACGTCGAGATGATTATTGGGGAAATGTCGCTATTCATAATGGAAAATTACCTGCTCCCCAATATATAGTTCATCCAATATTCAATGGCAATGGCCAAGGCATCTTTGCTATGCGAGAAGGTAATTTAGATATATCTTCATTGTATATACCACATGTTTGGAATAAGGAACGTCAAGGAATTCATGCGTGGTTGAAAAAAGAACCTTATTACACTCCGCTAACAATGCCAATGTTGATAATTAATACTCAGAAGTATCCTTTGAGCGATAGACGTTTTCGTAGAGCCCTTGCTGCTGCGATCGATTATGCTGGATTGGGCATGTTGTCAATGTCCAATTATACATCGAGTATTCGTCCTGGTCTTATTATTCCTGATGGCGTTGAAAAAAAATATTATGAAGAAAGTGATGAAAAATATGGCGTAATGCTAGATAACGCCAATCGAATTAAGCGAAAAAAAATGGTAAAGAGAATGTTTACTGAAGCTGGGTATAGTTCTGAGTTTTCTAGAGATGGAGAACTCGTTGGAATGTACAATTCTAATGGGGAAAAAATGCCGACACTTTACATCACTTGTCCTTATGGATGGTCTGATTGGGAAAGCATGGTGTCCATAGCTGTTGAAAATATGCGTGAGGCGGGAATAGATGTTCAAGAAAATTTTGTAGATGGAGGTTCTTATTGGCCTGCAATGGGACTTGGAAACTTTGATCTTATAATGCATAAACCGGCTGGAGATGCATCTCCAGCAATGCTGTGGAATCGCTTTAATGAAGTGATGTCTAGCCAAAATTGGAAACCTGTCGGAGAGTGGGCGGGAGTCAATGTGGGACGTTACAATCAACCGGATACATTGAACTTCCGTCCTGAAATTGATCGGCTTTTGTCAGAAATACCTTTGATGACTGATCTTAAGGAAAAAACTAGAGCTTATGGAGAACTGAACAGAATTTTTATGGAAGATCAGCCCGCAATACCTTTGGCATATGTGCCAGAAAACTATTATGACTATAGTGACAAGGTGTGGACGAATTGGCCTAATGCCCAAAGTCCATATGCGCCACCGCAGTTGCCTGGCTATGGAGCTGGAACGAACATTCTGTGGAATATTTCTCTTAAATGA
- the rseP gene encoding RIP metalloprotease RseP yields the protein MESIFSNVLMFVLGLLGLSFLVTIHELGHFLVAKWNNVKVNTFSIGFGKKLIRYRHGETEYCISAIPFGGYVAMAGENPDKLKEGEAPGERDFMGKSVGARAAIAFAGPFINIVFAFILLMILYMVGVEEPATNDLIVGFVAKDSPAVTAGIQPGDTITEINGKPTQGWDDFREQIGVSLGASVPLTVHRGGEPLSITVVPEELVIPAQDSTGSEIAMGIGDIGIYPRNRVIVRLPPVAGSAAEKAGLAVGDTIFEINGEHISRYEEVVRIIDGSKGEPVNITVIRNGDTLTNSLTPVYNEDYKRYMVGIQMGYVLFRETKIVRRGPVEAFTKTCATSWKMTTSIFRYFKRMFQGHVKVDAFSGPVSIVAVMGNVWMSGFQDFLMLLALISINLGVMNLLPLAITDGGLLMFLGIEKLRGKPLSTKTQTVIQNVAAAFFISFFVFITILDFTKLSLFLK from the coding sequence ATGGAATCGATTTTTAGCAATGTCTTGATGTTTGTGCTCGGCCTGTTGGGCTTGAGCTTCTTGGTGACCATTCACGAACTCGGCCACTTCTTGGTGGCAAAATGGAATAACGTCAAGGTTAATACATTCAGCATCGGTTTCGGCAAGAAATTGATTCGCTACCGTCACGGCGAAACGGAATACTGCATCTCGGCAATTCCGTTTGGCGGGTACGTTGCCATGGCGGGGGAGAACCCCGACAAGTTGAAAGAAGGTGAAGCCCCCGGTGAACGAGATTTCATGGGCAAGTCGGTGGGCGCTCGCGCTGCCATTGCGTTTGCGGGCCCGTTCATCAATATCGTATTTGCCTTTATTCTGTTGATGATTCTTTATATGGTGGGCGTCGAAGAACCGGCGACGAACGATTTGATCGTGGGGTTTGTCGCGAAAGATTCTCCGGCCGTAACCGCTGGCATTCAGCCGGGCGACACCATCACCGAAATTAACGGCAAACCCACTCAGGGCTGGGATGATTTCCGTGAACAAATCGGCGTGAGTCTCGGCGCAAGCGTCCCGCTTACAGTACACCGCGGCGGCGAACCGCTCTCGATTACGGTCGTGCCCGAAGAACTTGTTATTCCGGCACAAGATTCTACCGGCTCCGAAATTGCAATGGGTATCGGAGATATCGGAATTTACCCGCGCAATCGCGTGATTGTGCGCTTGCCGCCTGTGGCCGGTTCTGCAGCCGAAAAGGCAGGCCTTGCCGTGGGCGATACCATCTTTGAAATTAACGGCGAACATATTTCCCGCTACGAAGAAGTCGTGCGCATTATCGACGGCAGCAAGGGAGAACCCGTGAACATCACCGTTATCCGTAACGGCGATACGCTTACCAATTCGCTCACGCCGGTTTATAACGAAGATTACAAACGTTACATGGTCGGCATCCAAATGGGCTACGTGCTCTTCCGCGAAACCAAGATTGTGCGCCGCGGCCCTGTCGAAGCCTTCACGAAAACTTGTGCGACCAGTTGGAAAATGACCACGAGCATCTTCCGCTATTTCAAGCGCATGTTCCAAGGCCATGTCAAGGTCGATGCCTTCTCGGGTCCGGTCTCGATTGTCGCCGTCATGGGCAACGTGTGGATGAGCGGCTTCCAGGACTTTTTGATGTTGCTCGCCCTCATCAGCATTAACTTGGGCGTTATGAACTTGCTCCCACTCGCGATTACCGACGGTGGCTTGCTGATGTTCCTCGGCATTGAAAAGCTGCGCGGCAAACCGCTTTCAACTAAGACGCAGACTGTTATTCAGAACGTTGCCGCAGCTTTCTTCATCAGCTTCTTCGTGTTCATCACGATTCTTGATTTTACCAAGCTCTCGCTGTTCTTGAAGTGA
- a CDS encoding flavodoxin domain-containing protein — MNSIIIYGSRYGSTKRYAERLAEITGLKAVFFKDVKSVAGYDRVVYLGALCAGGIMGLKKTVCCLSASQELFVATVGLADPTDAENVNHIRGCLKKQVPASHYDESKIFHLRGAIDYTRLSLKHRIMMKLLYSKVTKIPEAERNAEVRALIATYGKQVDFVNLDTLEPIAQILK; from the coding sequence ATGAACTCTATTATCATCTACGGAAGCCGCTACGGCTCGACAAAACGCTACGCCGAACGCCTCGCCGAAATCACGGGGCTCAAGGCAGTTTTCTTTAAAGACGTGAAAAGCGTTGCCGGCTATGACCGCGTCGTCTATCTGGGCGCTCTTTGCGCAGGCGGTATCATGGGCCTCAAGAAAACGGTTTGCTGCCTCTCCGCAAGTCAGGAATTGTTTGTCGCGACTGTCGGTCTCGCCGACCCGACCGATGCCGAAAACGTCAACCACATCAGGGGTTGCCTCAAAAAGCAGGTTCCTGCATCGCATTACGACGAAAGTAAAATTTTCCACCTTCGCGGCGCCATCGATTACACCAGACTCAGCCTGAAACACAGAATCATGATGAAACTTTTGTATTCGAAGGTCACGAAAATCCCCGAAGCGGAGCGCAACGCCGAAGTCCGCGCCCTCATCGCCACCTACGGCAAGCAAGTGGACTTCGTGAATCTCGACACCCTAGAACCGATTGCTCAAATTTTGAAATAA